A region of Micromonospora chokoriensis DNA encodes the following proteins:
- a CDS encoding HAD family hydrolase: MPDHAEPPQTRPPGNAEAAAPRASRRPVKAVLFDFHGTLAQVEEPRRWVLEAATACGVTLDQVRATSLADRLLTAGRAGGPLPARVPPRLAELWADRDLYQHAHRGAYTGLAETVDAGIEGFADALYERLLTADGWLPYADTAPTLTALRDAGVPVAVVSNIGFDLRPHFDTWGLTDLVDAFVLSYEVGRCKPDPAIFWRACGMLGVDPEQTLMVGDTPADAGAVAAGCSVLVLPAAEPGRENGLGAVLDLALPA, encoded by the coding sequence GTGCCGGACCATGCCGAACCGCCCCAGACTCGTCCGCCGGGCAACGCCGAGGCCGCCGCCCCCCGGGCGTCCCGACGGCCCGTGAAGGCGGTGCTCTTCGACTTCCACGGCACCCTGGCCCAGGTGGAGGAACCCCGGCGGTGGGTGCTGGAGGCCGCCACCGCGTGCGGGGTCACCCTGGACCAGGTCCGTGCCACCTCGCTGGCCGACCGGCTGCTGACGGCCGGGCGAGCCGGCGGGCCGCTGCCGGCGCGGGTCCCACCCCGGCTGGCCGAGTTGTGGGCCGACCGGGACCTCTACCAACACGCCCACCGGGGCGCGTACACCGGGCTGGCCGAGACCGTCGACGCCGGCATCGAGGGCTTCGCCGACGCGCTCTACGAGCGGCTGCTGACCGCCGACGGCTGGCTGCCGTACGCGGACACCGCACCCACGCTGACCGCGTTGCGCGACGCCGGGGTGCCGGTCGCCGTGGTCAGCAACATCGGCTTCGACCTGCGGCCGCACTTCGACACGTGGGGCCTGACCGACCTGGTGGACGCCTTCGTGCTCTCCTACGAGGTGGGTCGCTGCAAGCCCGACCCGGCGATCTTCTGGCGCGCCTGCGGGATGCTCGGCGTCGACCCGGAGCAGACCCTGATGGTCGGCGACACGCCCGCGGACGCGGGAGCGGTGGCCGCCGGCTGTTCGGTGCTGGTGCTCCCGGCCGCCGAGCCGGGCCGCGAGAACGGGCTCGGCGCGGTGCTCGACCTGGCCCTGCCCGCCTGA
- a CDS encoding MHYT domain-containing protein has product MGDINHFEYGWITPALSYALSVLGSVLGLVCAGRIRTARTSRQRAWWGLLSAWALGGTAIWAMHFMAMLGFAVENTRIRYDVPLTVASTVIAVVAVGIGLAIVGTGRLNAVRLIAGGVFTGSGVAAMHYTGMAAMRLNGTLGYDTLRVALSVAIAVVAATVALWLAMTVRKGVAVFASALVMGIAVNGMHFTGMSALSVHRHEGANRDVTGAGVSTLLVPIMLAVIFGVVGLLYALLAAPTDDDRAASEYLAGRRVAEPVAPTPAPDPVGLRARSTLGQPGNPFPSRRDTPPR; this is encoded by the coding sequence GTGGGGGACATCAATCACTTTGAGTACGGGTGGATCACACCCGCGTTGAGCTACGCGCTGTCCGTGCTCGGCTCTGTCCTCGGTCTGGTCTGCGCGGGGCGCATCCGTACGGCACGGACGAGCCGCCAGCGGGCCTGGTGGGGTCTGCTGTCGGCGTGGGCGCTGGGCGGCACCGCCATCTGGGCGATGCACTTCATGGCGATGCTCGGGTTCGCGGTGGAGAACACCCGGATCCGCTACGACGTTCCGCTGACCGTGGCCAGCACGGTCATCGCGGTGGTGGCTGTCGGTATCGGTCTGGCCATCGTCGGCACCGGCCGGTTGAACGCCGTGCGGCTGATCGCCGGTGGCGTCTTCACCGGGTCGGGCGTGGCGGCCATGCACTACACGGGCATGGCGGCGATGCGGCTCAACGGCACTCTCGGGTACGACACTCTCCGGGTCGCGCTCTCCGTGGCCATCGCCGTCGTGGCGGCCACCGTCGCGCTGTGGCTCGCGATGACGGTTCGCAAGGGGGTGGCGGTCTTCGCCTCCGCGTTGGTCATGGGCATCGCCGTGAACGGGATGCACTTCACCGGGATGAGCGCGCTGTCGGTGCACCGCCACGAAGGTGCGAACCGCGATGTGACCGGTGCTGGTGTGAGCACCCTGCTGGTGCCGATCATGCTGGCGGTGATCTTCGGGGTGGTCGGGCTGCTCTACGCGCTGCTCGCGGCCCCGACCGACGACGACCGGGCTGCCTCGGAGTATCTGGCCGGACGGCGGGTCGCGGAGCCCGTGGCCCCGACGCCCGCCCCGGACCCGGTCGGGCTGCGCGCCCGCTCCACCCTCGGACAGCCGGGCAACCCGTTCCCGTCACGCCGGGACACGCCGCCCCGCTGA
- a CDS encoding endonuclease/exonuclease/phosphatase family protein yields the protein MADRPSRFARRAVAVCLLLVAAGLPGRPPETTTTDTTRPTVLRMLQLNLCNSGRAGCYTGRSMAVAAEVIDTEAPDLVTLNEICQGDVPALRRVFEAVHRGRSVVSAFQAAGDRPSGADTRCRNGQPYGVGLLARVRTPDTTGGVYRGIHPTQDLADPEERAWLCVDVDRRLLACTTHLANTSYRVALAQCGHLLDTILPTIRGGTGAVLAGDLNLRAGVDPDVRSCTPAGHQRVDDGALQHIVATVGVTICCHRPVPMREATDHPGLLATLVVEDRPPT from the coding sequence GTGGCCGATCGTCCGTCCCGATTCGCGCGTCGAGCCGTGGCCGTCTGCCTGCTGCTCGTCGCCGCCGGGCTGCCCGGCCGGCCGCCGGAGACAACGACCACGGACACCACACGACCCACTGTCCTGCGGATGCTCCAACTGAACCTCTGCAACAGCGGTCGGGCCGGCTGCTACACCGGCCGGTCGATGGCCGTCGCCGCCGAGGTGATCGACACCGAGGCACCCGACCTGGTCACCCTCAACGAGATCTGTCAGGGCGACGTCCCCGCCCTGCGGCGCGTGTTCGAGGCCGTCCACCGCGGTCGGAGCGTGGTGTCCGCGTTCCAGGCCGCCGGGGACCGGCCCAGTGGGGCCGACACCCGGTGCCGCAACGGGCAGCCGTACGGCGTGGGGCTGCTGGCCCGCGTCAGGACGCCGGACACCACGGGCGGCGTGTACCGCGGCATCCACCCGACGCAGGACCTCGCCGACCCCGAGGAGCGCGCGTGGCTCTGCGTCGACGTCGACCGCAGGCTGCTCGCCTGCACCACGCACCTGGCCAACACCAGCTACCGGGTGGCGCTCGCGCAGTGCGGGCACCTGCTCGACACGATCCTGCCGACGATCCGCGGGGGCACCGGGGCGGTGCTCGCCGGCGACCTCAACCTGCGCGCCGGCGTCGATCCGGACGTGCGGTCCTGCACCCCGGCCGGCCACCAGCGGGTCGACGACGGCGCGCTCCAACACATCGTGGCAACGGTCGGCGTGACCATCTGTTGTCACAGGCCGGTGCCCATGCGCGAGGCGACCGATCACCCCGGGCTGCTGGCCACCCTCGTCGTCGAGGACCGGCCACCGACCTGA
- a CDS encoding EamA family transporter — MTDTLLPASAPTDAPPRRRGGVVAVGLVLGGALSVQFGSAVAALLFPRTGVAGAVTLRLTISAVLLLVVCRPRLRGHDRSAWLAVGAFGLALAGMNSLFYQAIERIPLGPAVTLEVLGPLALSVFSARRLASWAWAGLALAGVALLGQGGFDRLNPAGVAFAFGAGTMWAAYIVLSARVGGRFPGADGLALSLTLAALVTLPLGIVDGGAVLLDPPVLALGAALAVLASGLPYTLELLALRRMPTATFAVLMSLGPAVATLAGWLVLRQELTVLECVAIALVIAASIGAVRVNAAAARPPGRR, encoded by the coding sequence GTGACGGACACCCTGCTGCCCGCGTCGGCACCCACTGACGCGCCACCCCGACGTCGCGGTGGCGTCGTCGCCGTGGGGCTGGTGCTCGGCGGGGCGCTGTCGGTGCAGTTCGGCTCCGCGGTGGCCGCGTTGCTCTTCCCGCGTACCGGGGTGGCCGGCGCGGTCACCCTGCGGCTGACGATCTCGGCGGTACTGCTGCTCGTGGTGTGCCGACCCCGACTGCGCGGACACGACCGGTCGGCCTGGCTGGCGGTGGGTGCGTTCGGGCTGGCGCTGGCCGGCATGAACTCGCTGTTCTACCAGGCCATCGAACGCATCCCGCTGGGCCCGGCGGTGACGCTGGAGGTCCTCGGCCCCCTCGCACTGTCGGTGTTCAGCGCCCGACGACTGGCCAGTTGGGCGTGGGCGGGCCTGGCCCTGGCCGGGGTGGCGCTGCTCGGGCAGGGTGGCTTCGACCGGCTCAACCCGGCCGGGGTGGCCTTCGCGTTCGGCGCGGGCACCATGTGGGCCGCGTACATCGTGCTCAGCGCCCGCGTCGGCGGCCGGTTCCCCGGCGCGGACGGGCTGGCCCTGTCGCTGACCCTCGCCGCGCTGGTCACGCTGCCACTGGGCATTGTCGACGGCGGCGCGGTGCTGCTCGACCCGCCGGTGCTGGCGCTCGGTGCCGCCCTCGCGGTGCTCGCCTCCGGGCTGCCCTACACCCTGGAACTGCTGGCGCTACGGCGGATGCCCACCGCCACCTTCGCGGTGCTCATGAGCCTCGGCCCGGCCGTCGCCACCCTCGCCGGCTGGCTGGTGCTGCGGCAGGAACTGACAGTGCTGGAGTGCGTCGCCATCGCGCTGGTCATCGCCGCCAGCATCGGAGCCGTACGGGTCAACGCAGCAGCCGCACGGCCCCCGGGACGGCGCTGA
- the tatC gene encoding twin-arginine translocase subunit TatC — protein MAFALRKRGPSTFERAADGSMTLIEHVRELRNRLFRASLGIVVGFGLGIWLAGPVLHLLQQPYCDLPKARLANGTCNFVQLGPADLFLLQLKVALWVGLIVAAPIWLYQLWAFIAPGLHRHERRYAYVFTALAAPLFAAGAVLAYFVTSKGLEFLLNVSGGGDITTTLDITRYISFITNLILLFGVAFEFPLLVLMLNFVGIASAKRLLSWWRVAIFVFFAFSAVVTPTPDPFGMTALALCLSALYFAAVGVAFINDKRRGRGKEVYAGIDDDEVSPLEFDADPVVAGQRVDAAEPIGVPEPIAKPTPIERRYDDMT, from the coding sequence GTGGCCTTCGCCCTGCGTAAGCGCGGCCCGAGCACCTTCGAGCGGGCCGCCGACGGTTCGATGACGCTCATCGAGCACGTCCGGGAGCTGCGCAACCGGTTGTTTCGCGCGTCTCTGGGCATTGTGGTCGGCTTCGGCTTGGGCATCTGGCTGGCCGGGCCGGTGCTGCACCTGCTTCAGCAGCCATACTGTGATCTACCCAAGGCCCGGTTGGCCAACGGCACGTGCAACTTCGTTCAGCTCGGCCCCGCCGACCTGTTCCTGTTGCAGCTCAAGGTCGCGCTCTGGGTTGGGTTGATCGTGGCAGCGCCGATCTGGCTCTATCAGCTCTGGGCGTTCATCGCGCCCGGCCTGCACCGGCACGAGCGGCGCTACGCCTACGTCTTCACCGCTCTGGCCGCGCCACTCTTCGCGGCCGGTGCCGTGCTGGCATACTTCGTCACCTCGAAGGGCCTGGAGTTCCTGCTCAACGTCTCCGGTGGCGGAGACATCACCACCACGCTGGACATCACCCGGTACATCTCGTTCATCACCAACCTGATCCTGCTGTTCGGTGTGGCGTTCGAGTTCCCGCTGTTGGTGCTGATGCTCAACTTCGTCGGCATCGCCAGCGCGAAGCGGTTGCTCAGCTGGTGGCGGGTGGCGATCTTCGTGTTCTTCGCGTTCTCCGCGGTGGTCACCCCCACCCCGGACCCGTTCGGGATGACCGCGTTGGCACTGTGCCTGTCCGCGCTCTACTTCGCGGCGGTCGGGGTCGCGTTCATCAACGACAAGCGGCGTGGGCGGGGCAAGGAGGTCTACGCCGGCATCGACGACGACGAGGTGTCGCCGTTGGAGTTCGACGCGGATCCGGTCGTGGCCGGGCAACGGGTCGACGCGGCGGAGCCGATCGGCGTTCCCGAGCCGATCGCCAAGCCGACGCCCATCGAGCGTCGCTATGACGACATGACCTGA
- a CDS encoding diacylglycerol kinase has translation MTADDHLSGPVDRAPLADGPVAVLTNPTAGRGRCRALLPRLLDGLAAAGRPVRLLQAASPAEAEAACRAAVTDGVGALVAIGGDGTIHQALQAVAGTDVPFGPIPAGTGNDFALDTGFPADPLAAADVVAAALRDGRRHTVDLARMSGADGAERWYGAVLAAGFDAIVNERANRMRWPRGPRRYDLAIVVELARLRPRRYTMRLDGVPHEVDAVLVAVGNCPTYGGGMRICPDADPTDGLLDVVVAGRVDRRTLIRVKPRIYQGTHVSHPLVRSYRARTVELAAEGITTYADGERSLGLPVTISAVPGAVRLLR, from the coding sequence GTGACCGCAGACGATCACCTGTCGGGCCCGGTTGACCGCGCCCCGCTCGCCGATGGCCCGGTGGCCGTACTCACGAACCCGACCGCCGGCCGTGGGCGCTGCAGGGCGCTGCTGCCCCGACTGCTGGACGGCCTGGCCGCCGCCGGGCGACCCGTTCGGCTGCTGCAGGCGGCCAGCCCCGCCGAGGCCGAGGCGGCGTGTCGCGCCGCCGTCACGGACGGCGTGGGAGCCCTGGTGGCGATCGGTGGGGACGGCACCATCCACCAGGCGTTGCAGGCGGTCGCCGGGACCGACGTGCCGTTCGGGCCGATCCCCGCCGGCACCGGCAACGACTTCGCGCTGGACACCGGTTTTCCGGCAGATCCGCTCGCGGCGGCGGACGTGGTCGCGGCAGCGCTGCGCGACGGCCGCCGCCACACCGTCGACCTGGCCCGGATGAGCGGGGCCGACGGCGCCGAGCGGTGGTACGGCGCGGTCCTCGCCGCCGGGTTCGACGCGATCGTCAACGAGCGGGCCAACCGGATGCGCTGGCCACGCGGCCCGCGCCGGTACGACCTGGCGATCGTCGTCGAGCTGGCCCGGCTCCGCCCGCGTCGCTACACGATGCGCCTGGACGGCGTGCCGCACGAGGTGGACGCGGTGCTGGTGGCGGTGGGGAACTGCCCCACGTACGGCGGCGGGATGCGGATCTGCCCCGACGCGGACCCGACCGACGGGTTGCTCGACGTGGTGGTGGCGGGTCGGGTCGACCGACGGACCCTGATCCGGGTCAAGCCGCGCATCTACCAGGGCACCCACGTCAGCCACCCACTCGTGCGCAGCTACCGCGCCCGCACCGTGGAGTTGGCCGCCGAGGGCATCACCACGTACGCCGACGGGGAACGGTCCCTGGGTCTGCCGGTGACGATCAGCGCCGTCCCGGGGGCCGTGCGGCTGCTGCGTTGA
- a CDS encoding DEAD/DEAH box helicase — protein MSSPAERYAEARRRAAQASQFPALDEFALDLGFDLDDFQREACQSLERGSGVLVCAPTGAGKTVVGEFAVHLALRGRPGDPAGTDAATPATRRKCFYTTPIKALSNQKYHDLVARYGAEQVGLLTGDNAINGDAPVVVMTTEVLRNMLYAGSSTLQGLAYVVMDEVHYLADRFRGGVWEEVIIHLPESVTLVSLSATVSNAEEFADWLVTVRGETAVVVSEHRPVPLWQHMLVGKRMFDLFHDADAARKHDVHPELLRYTRETARRLELGEGRSAGPGAGRRGPRWRGPLRPDIVDRLDREGLLPAILFIFSRAGCAAAVQQCLAAGLRLTSPEERAEIRRVVESRVTAIPGEDLTVLGYWEWLDGLERGLAAHHAGMLPVFKEVVEELFVRGLVKAVFATETLALGINMPARCVVLERLVKYNGEAHVDLTPGEYTQLTGRAGRRGIDVEGHAVVVWSPETDPRHVAGLASTRTYPLRSSFRPSYNMAVNLVGTVGAEPARALLESSFAQFQADRSVVGLARQVQRNTETIEAYGAEAACHHGDFDEYFALRVAIADREKAIARQGQTQRKAAAVASLERLRVGDVIRVPSGRRAGLAVVLDPATGGFGEPRPLVLTQDRWAGRVSPGDFTTPAEVLARIRVPKHFNHRSPAARRDLAAEVSGTGLDRHGGRRGGRSRQVTGEDHRLTQLRTELRRHPCHACPEREDHARWAERRRRLERDTEELRERVSGRTGSLARTFDRIVALLTDRGYLGRDGAVTDAGRMLGRIWTEADLLVAECLRRGVWNGLSPAELAAAVSVVVFEARRDVDERASLPRGPVADAVDETLKLWGEIEADEAARGLAATREPDLGFAWPVYRWARGEVLAKVLGSGHEIDGEMPAGDFVRWARQVVDLLGQLADSGGASPELRSTARQAIAAINRGVLAYHTSA, from the coding sequence ATGTCGAGTCCCGCCGAGCGGTACGCGGAGGCCCGTCGCCGGGCCGCGCAGGCCTCACAGTTTCCAGCGCTGGACGAGTTCGCCCTCGACCTGGGGTTCGACCTCGACGACTTCCAGCGGGAGGCGTGCCAGTCGCTGGAGCGGGGCAGCGGGGTGCTGGTCTGCGCCCCGACCGGCGCCGGCAAGACCGTCGTCGGTGAGTTCGCCGTCCACCTGGCGTTGCGCGGTCGGCCCGGCGATCCGGCGGGTACGGACGCGGCGACCCCGGCGACCCGGCGCAAGTGCTTCTACACGACACCGATCAAGGCGTTGTCCAACCAGAAGTACCACGACCTGGTCGCCCGGTACGGTGCCGAGCAGGTCGGTCTGCTCACCGGCGACAACGCGATCAACGGTGACGCGCCGGTGGTGGTGATGACCACCGAGGTGCTGCGCAACATGCTCTACGCGGGCTCCAGCACCCTGCAGGGCCTGGCGTACGTGGTGATGGACGAGGTGCACTACCTGGCCGACCGGTTCCGGGGCGGGGTGTGGGAAGAGGTGATCATCCACCTGCCCGAATCGGTCACCCTGGTCTCGCTGTCGGCGACCGTCTCCAACGCCGAGGAGTTCGCCGACTGGCTGGTCACCGTCCGCGGCGAGACGGCGGTGGTGGTCAGCGAGCACCGGCCGGTGCCGTTGTGGCAGCACATGCTGGTCGGCAAGCGGATGTTCGACCTGTTCCACGACGCCGACGCCGCCCGCAAGCACGACGTGCACCCGGAGCTGCTGCGCTACACCCGGGAGACCGCGCGGCGGCTGGAGCTGGGCGAGGGCCGCAGCGCGGGGCCGGGCGCCGGCCGTCGTGGCCCGCGCTGGCGGGGCCCGTTGCGCCCGGACATCGTGGACCGGTTGGACCGGGAGGGTCTGCTGCCGGCGATCCTGTTCATCTTCAGCCGGGCCGGTTGCGCCGCCGCGGTGCAGCAGTGCCTCGCCGCCGGGCTGCGGTTGACGTCGCCGGAGGAGCGGGCCGAGATCCGCCGGGTCGTCGAGTCCCGGGTCACCGCCATCCCCGGCGAGGACCTGACCGTGCTCGGGTACTGGGAGTGGCTCGACGGCCTGGAACGCGGCCTTGCCGCCCACCACGCCGGCATGCTGCCGGTGTTCAAGGAGGTCGTCGAGGAGTTGTTCGTCCGTGGCCTGGTCAAGGCGGTCTTCGCCACGGAGACCCTGGCGCTGGGCATCAACATGCCGGCCCGCTGCGTGGTGCTGGAACGCCTCGTCAAGTACAACGGCGAGGCGCACGTCGACCTGACGCCGGGGGAGTACACCCAGCTCACCGGCCGCGCCGGCCGCCGCGGCATCGACGTGGAGGGGCACGCCGTGGTGGTGTGGTCCCCGGAGACCGACCCCCGGCACGTGGCGGGGCTCGCGTCCACCCGCACCTACCCGCTGCGGTCCAGCTTCCGACCCTCGTACAACATGGCGGTGAACCTGGTCGGCACCGTCGGCGCGGAGCCGGCCCGGGCTCTGCTGGAGTCCTCGTTCGCCCAGTTCCAGGCGGACCGGTCAGTGGTCGGCCTGGCGCGGCAGGTGCAGCGCAACACCGAGACGATCGAGGCGTACGGCGCGGAGGCCGCCTGCCACCACGGCGACTTCGACGAGTACTTCGCGTTGCGGGTGGCGATCGCCGACCGGGAGAAGGCCATCGCCCGACAGGGACAGACCCAGCGCAAGGCCGCGGCGGTGGCGTCGTTGGAGCGGCTGCGCGTCGGCGACGTGATCCGGGTGCCGTCGGGCCGGCGGGCCGGGTTGGCTGTCGTGCTGGACCCGGCGACCGGCGGGTTCGGGGAGCCCCGACCGCTGGTGCTCACCCAGGACCGCTGGGCCGGGCGGGTCAGCCCCGGCGACTTCACCACCCCCGCCGAGGTCCTGGCGCGGATCCGGGTGCCCAAGCACTTCAACCACCGTTCACCGGCTGCCCGACGGGATCTCGCCGCCGAGGTGAGCGGCACCGGCCTGGACCGGCACGGTGGCCGACGGGGTGGCCGTTCCCGACAGGTGACCGGCGAGGACCACCGGCTGACCCAGCTCCGCACCGAGCTGCGCCGCCACCCCTGCCACGCCTGTCCGGAGCGGGAGGACCACGCCCGGTGGGCGGAGCGGCGTCGCCGGTTGGAGCGCGACACCGAGGAGCTGCGCGAGCGGGTGTCCGGGCGGACCGGATCGTTGGCCCGGACCTTCGACCGGATCGTGGCGCTGTTGACCGACCGTGGCTACCTCGGCCGGGACGGCGCGGTCACCGACGCCGGGCGGATGCTCGGCCGGATCTGGACCGAGGCCGACCTGCTGGTCGCCGAGTGTCTGCGCCGGGGCGTGTGGAACGGTCTGTCGCCGGCCGAGTTGGCCGCTGCGGTGTCGGTGGTGGTCTTCGAGGCACGCCGCGACGTCGACGAGCGGGCGTCACTGCCCCGTGGGCCGGTGGCCGACGCGGTGGACGAGACGCTGAAGCTGTGGGGGGAGATCGAGGCCGACGAGGCTGCTCGCGGGTTGGCCGCGACCCGGGAGCCGGATCTCGGTTTCGCCTGGCCCGTCTACCGGTGGGCCCGGGGTGAGGTGCTGGCCAAGGTGCTCGGCAGCGGCCACGAGATCGACGGTGAGATGCCCGCCGGTGACTTCGTCCGGTGGGCGCGACAGGTGGTCGACCTCCTCGGTCAACTTGCCGACTCTGGCGGCGCGTCGCCGGAGTTGCGGTCCACCGCGCGGCAGGCTATCGCGGCCATCAACCGGGGTGTCCTGGCGTACCACACGTCGGCATGA
- the tatA gene encoding Sec-independent protein translocase subunit TatA, whose protein sequence is MGALKPWHIAVLVVVLILLFGAKRLPDAARSLGRSLRIIKAETKSLQDDDRDLAEKADAQAGYQPLPPHAGQQAPYAGQPQQPPYQQAPPQQPVVDPVHRVRDN, encoded by the coding sequence ATGGGTGCCCTCAAGCCGTGGCACATCGCTGTTCTCGTGGTTGTGCTGATCCTGCTCTTCGGTGCGAAGCGGCTCCCCGACGCGGCCCGTTCGCTGGGTCGGTCGCTGCGGATCATCAAGGCCGAGACCAAGAGCCTGCAGGACGACGACCGCGACCTCGCCGAGAAGGCCGACGCGCAGGCCGGCTACCAGCCGCTGCCGCCGCACGCCGGGCAGCAGGCACCGTACGCCGGGCAGCCGCAGCAGCCGCCGTACCAGCAGGCGCCGCCGCAGCAGCCGGTCGTCGACCCGGTGCACCGCGTCCGCGACAACTGA